In the Myxococcus fulvus genome, one interval contains:
- a CDS encoding aldo/keto reductase, with translation MQYTNLGRSGLSVSRLCLGTMNFGWNTEEPESHAIMDTALERGINFFDTANVYGFGDNKGRTEQVIGNWFAQGGRRRERTVLATKVYGPMGDWPNEGKLSALNIRRALDASLKRLRTDYIDLYQFHHVDRATPWEEIWQALEVAVTQGKVLYVGSSNFAGWHIAQAQAAATRRDFLGLISEQSLYNLLARTVELEVLPAARHYGLGVLPWSPLHGGLLGGVLKKEREGKRRLEGRAREALQKNQEKIERYEALAAELGHEPGDVALAWLLHQPAVTAPIIGPRVAGQLDAALRALDVKLDEKALARLDEIFPGHRPAPEDYAW, from the coding sequence ATGCAGTACACGAACCTGGGTCGCTCGGGGCTCTCCGTCAGTCGGCTCTGTCTGGGCACGATGAACTTCGGCTGGAACACCGAGGAGCCGGAGTCCCACGCCATCATGGACACCGCGCTGGAGCGCGGCATCAACTTCTTCGACACCGCCAACGTCTACGGCTTCGGCGACAACAAGGGCCGCACCGAGCAGGTCATCGGCAACTGGTTCGCTCAAGGTGGACGGCGCCGCGAGCGCACCGTGCTCGCCACCAAGGTCTACGGCCCCATGGGCGACTGGCCCAACGAGGGCAAGCTGTCCGCCCTCAACATCCGCCGCGCCCTCGACGCGAGCCTCAAGCGCCTGCGCACCGACTACATCGACCTCTACCAGTTCCACCACGTCGACCGCGCCACGCCGTGGGAGGAGATCTGGCAGGCCCTCGAGGTCGCCGTCACCCAGGGCAAGGTGCTCTACGTCGGCAGCAGCAACTTCGCCGGCTGGCACATCGCCCAGGCCCAGGCCGCCGCCACACGGCGCGACTTCCTGGGCCTCATCAGCGAGCAATCCCTCTACAACCTGCTGGCGCGCACCGTGGAGCTGGAGGTGCTCCCCGCCGCCCGCCACTACGGCCTGGGCGTGCTGCCCTGGTCTCCCCTCCACGGCGGCCTGCTCGGCGGCGTGCTCAAGAAGGAGCGCGAGGGCAAGCGCCGCCTGGAGGGCCGCGCGCGAGAAGCCCTCCAGAAGAACCAGGAGAAAATCGAACGCTACGAAGCCCTCGCCGCCGAGCTCGGCCACGAGCCCGGAGACGTCGCGCTCGCGTGGCTCCTGCACCAGCCCGCCGTCACCGCGCCCATCATCGGACCACGCGTGGCCGGCCAGCTCGACGCCGCCCTGCGCGCGCTCGACGTGAAGCTCGATGAGAAGGCCCTGGCCAGGCTGGACGAAATCTTCCCGGGCCACCGCCCCGCGCCCGAGGACTACGCCTGGTAG
- a CDS encoding DUF6310 domain-containing protein: MERCYQALDHDRIEFHDTTGRCSVASTGAAALGIGLCILAAPEIATGAVIVLGVMVVGVAIKEALDAYEFRHAYPEEAGNSRGTKVSSQEAGAHRKHSPKPGPSGQDWQPPLPPVSVNQTGRASCEPVPVPHAGEDAPHNSCADRFPPNRYPGMDVLVGGKRFDALQVGASVLWEIKTHQFNTYTDFLQEQVVRDQVEEFLADRGIAQACGYRFAVGVSDVEHKQALLDLEPSLAQNIVVTGCKR, from the coding sequence ATGGAGAGGTGCTATCAAGCCCTCGACCACGACCGCATCGAGTTCCACGACACCACGGGAAGATGCTCGGTCGCCTCCACGGGCGCAGCCGCCCTGGGAATCGGACTCTGCATCCTGGCTGCCCCTGAGATTGCCACGGGAGCTGTCATCGTGCTTGGTGTGATGGTGGTCGGCGTCGCCATCAAAGAAGCGCTGGATGCCTATGAGTTCCGCCACGCCTACCCCGAGGAAGCAGGGAACTCACGAGGAACGAAGGTGTCGTCTCAGGAAGCTGGAGCGCACCGCAAGCACTCGCCGAAGCCTGGGCCCTCGGGGCAGGACTGGCAGCCCCCGCTGCCGCCTGTGTCGGTAAACCAGACAGGCCGCGCCAGTTGCGAACCCGTTCCCGTGCCCCACGCGGGCGAGGATGCGCCGCACAACTCGTGCGCCGACAGGTTCCCGCCCAACCGCTACCCCGGAATGGACGTGCTCGTTGGTGGCAAACGATTCGATGCGCTGCAGGTCGGTGCGAGCGTGCTGTGGGAGATCAAGACGCATCAATTCAACACGTACACCGACTTCCTCCAGGAACAGGTGGTCCGGGACCAGGTGGAGGAGTTCCTGGCTGACCGTGGGATTGCCCAGGCCTGTGGGTATCGCTTCGCTGTTGGAGTCAGTGATGTCGAGCACAAGCAAGCGTTGCTCGACCTGGAGCCGTCCCTCGCGCAGAACATCGTCGTGACGGGGTGCAAGCGATGA
- a CDS encoding DUF5953 family protein gives MTAKGRLLVSVYAPALTGDDGRTLAAVRGMEKALPGLRLEWEVSKDGQPIALPRRDAWLSEAATRGKFPLLCNGDERNPVTISGLQRPARPLPDGQPQLQVHAKLPLDSTTLAVAAAVLEGAAEGTRSFWGHASPSGYGSEVAQQMRSSEHGPERSPRGLPMLLPPEELRSPEIPHYLAWINYWSAATARAIGFPDPARDAALLTRARRTASGGWVVQLTDPPLDLDNINHLDVLRRVYERFPGVGGRATP, from the coding sequence ATGACCGCGAAAGGTCGCCTCCTGGTTTCTGTCTATGCGCCAGCGCTCACGGGCGACGATGGGCGCACACTCGCCGCCGTTCGAGGAATGGAAAAGGCGCTGCCGGGCTTGCGTCTGGAGTGGGAGGTCTCCAAGGACGGACAGCCCATCGCGTTGCCACGACGTGATGCATGGCTATCGGAGGCAGCCACGCGCGGGAAATTCCCCCTCCTCTGCAATGGCGACGAGAGAAACCCCGTGACGATTTCCGGCCTCCAGAGACCCGCGCGCCCGCTCCCGGATGGCCAGCCGCAGCTTCAGGTCCATGCGAAGCTGCCGCTCGATTCGACTACCCTCGCAGTGGCTGCGGCTGTTCTCGAGGGTGCGGCGGAGGGAACTCGCTCGTTCTGGGGACACGCATCTCCGAGCGGCTATGGGTCGGAGGTCGCTCAGCAGATGCGCAGCTCGGAGCACGGACCGGAGCGTTCACCACGCGGGCTCCCAATGCTCCTTCCCCCAGAAGAGCTCCGTTCGCCCGAGATTCCGCATTACCTGGCGTGGATCAACTACTGGTCGGCCGCCACCGCGCGGGCCATCGGGTTTCCAGACCCGGCCCGCGATGCCGCGCTGCTCACGCGGGCACGGCGCACGGCATCAGGAGGATGGGTCGTCCAGCTCACCGACCCGCCGCTCGACCTGGACAACATCAACCATCTGGACGTGCTTCGGCGCGTCTACGAGCGGTTCCCAGGGGTGGGTGGGCGCGCGACACCTTGA